The Salvia splendens isolate huo1 chromosome 21, SspV2, whole genome shotgun sequence genome includes a window with the following:
- the LOC121783591 gene encoding eukaryotic initiation factor 4A-13-like isoform X1, translated as MISCDCFMNFSVVFAAMAGTASEGSHIDGCNELLGADGGEELFASYDEVYGSFEAMVLQEKLLSGIHAYGFEKPPAIQQRGVVPFCKGLDVIQQAQSGTGKTVTFCSGILQQLDYDVVKCQPLVLAPTRELAWQIEKVMREGSHCALITSKCLFWT; from the exons ATGATATCATGTGATTGTTTTATGAATTTTTCTGTGGTTTTCGCAGCCATGGCTGGAACGGCATCTGAAGGTTCTCATATTGATGGTTGTAATGAGCT ACTCGGAGCTGATGGCGGTGAAGAACTCTTCGCTAGTTATGATGAGGTTTACGGCAGTTTCGAGGCTATGGTGCTGCAGGAAAAACTGCTCAGCGGAATCCACGCCTATG GTTTTGAGAAGCCCCCTGCAATTCAGCAGAGAGGGGTTGTTCCTTTCTGCAAGGGGCTTGATGTGATTCAGCAAGCTCAATCCGGGACTGGGAAAACGGTAACTTTCTGCTCTGGAATTCTGCAGCAGCTGGACTACGATGTGGTTAAGTGCCAGCCGTTGGTTCTGGCTCCCACTCGCGAGCTGGCTTGGCAGATTGAGAAGGTCATGAGAGAAGGCAGTCACTGTGCCCTGATCACATCAAAATGTTTGTTTTGGACGTAG
- the LOC121783591 gene encoding eukaryotic initiation factor 4A-13-like isoform X2 — protein MAGTASEGSHIDGCNELLGADGGEELFASYDEVYGSFEAMVLQEKLLSGIHAYGFEKPPAIQQRGVVPFCKGLDVIQQAQSGTGKTVTFCSGILQQLDYDVVKCQPLVLAPTRELAWQIEKVMREGSHCALITSKCLFWT, from the exons ATGGCTGGAACGGCATCTGAAGGTTCTCATATTGATGGTTGTAATGAGCT ACTCGGAGCTGATGGCGGTGAAGAACTCTTCGCTAGTTATGATGAGGTTTACGGCAGTTTCGAGGCTATGGTGCTGCAGGAAAAACTGCTCAGCGGAATCCACGCCTATG GTTTTGAGAAGCCCCCTGCAATTCAGCAGAGAGGGGTTGTTCCTTTCTGCAAGGGGCTTGATGTGATTCAGCAAGCTCAATCCGGGACTGGGAAAACGGTAACTTTCTGCTCTGGAATTCTGCAGCAGCTGGACTACGATGTGGTTAAGTGCCAGCCGTTGGTTCTGGCTCCCACTCGCGAGCTGGCTTGGCAGATTGAGAAGGTCATGAGAGAAGGCAGTCACTGTGCCCTGATCACATCAAAATGTTTGTTTTGGACGTAG
- the LOC121783848 gene encoding probable magnesium transporter NIPA9, whose protein sequence is MWESICLTIAATAGNNIGKVLQKKGTLILPPLSFKLKVIRAYASNSAWIIGFLMDIFGAILMLLALSQAPVSVIQPVSGCGLAILSVFSHFYLKEIMNAIDWIGIALAGIGTIGVGAGGEEQKAPSISIIYLPWLVFLVALVFVLLNGWLRVYRRQRREQELMQYEVVEEIIYGLESGILFGIASVISKMGFLFLEQGSSKLLLPVCVSISIMCSASGFVCQTRGLKHGRAIVVSTCAAVASIVTGVLAGMFALGEQLPSAPTSRLMLLLGWLFIILGVILLVSSSRLMRHLPRTWRRFARSGVERSFGLRQSSSTRGRDTNPSTVIQASTLHHLIPPPAKAKA, encoded by the exons ATGTGGGAATCGATTTGCTTAACGATTGCGGCTACCGCCGGCAACAACATTGGCAAAGTGCTTCAGAAAAAGGGCACCCTGATTCTCCCACCTCTCTCTTTCAAGCTCAAG GTGATAAGAGCATATGCTTCTAACAGTGCTTGGATAATCGGCTTCTTGATGGATATCTTTGGGGCCATCTTGATGTTGCTTGCACTATCTCAGGCTCCT GTATCAGTGATTCAACCTGTTTCTGGCTGTGGGCTCGCTATCCTCTCggtattttctcatttttatcTTAAGGAGATCATGAATGCCATTGACTGGATTGGAATTGCTTTGGCTGGTATTGGTACCATAG GTGTCGGTGCTGGAGGAGAAGAGCAAAAGGCACCATCCATTTCGATTATCTATTTACCATGGCTGGTATTTCTTGTTGCGCTCGTGTTT GTTCTTCTTAATGGATGGCTGCGTGTGTATAGACGACAAAGAAGAGAACAGGAGTTG ATGCAATACGAAGTGGTCGAGGAGATCATTTATGGCTTGGAGTCCGGCATTCTATTTGG GATTGCATCTGTGATATCAAAGATGGGATTCCTGTTCTTGGAGCAAGGATCTTCGAAGTTGTTGCTTCCCGTTTGTGTCTCAATCAGCATAATGTGCAGTGCCTCCGGATTCGTCTGCCAG ACACGTGGTTTGAAGCACGGAAGGGCAATCGTCGTGTCCACTTGTGCAGCCGTTGCCTCGATCGTGACTGGGGTGCTTGCCGGCATGTTTGCTCTTGGCGAACAGCTGCCTTCGGCCCCAACGTCTCGCCTGATGCTTCTCCTCGGATG GCTCTTCATCATTCTCGGAGTGATCTTGCTGGTATCTTCATCGAGGCTGATGCGACACCTCCCAAGGACTTGGAGACGCTTTGCACGAAGCGGGGTCGAGAGGAGCTTCGGCCTGAGGCAGTCGAGCTCGACCCGTGGAAGGGACACGAATCCGAGCACCGTGATCCAAGCGAGCACGCTGCACCATTTGATACCGCCCCCTGCAAAAGCGAAAGCTTAA
- the LOC121784429 gene encoding uncharacterized protein LOC121784429, with the protein MTNYRSKSSSNAQMQTQPHHAPPANFRSHSTSSHSTPRRKLKKEPKCWSFSDPEFQRKRRVASYKVYCVEGKLKGSVRKSVRWLKNRYTQIVYGCWW; encoded by the coding sequence ATGACAAACTACAGATCAAAGTCATCCAGCAATGCCCAAATGCAAACTCAACCTCATCATGCACCACCAGCCAACTTCAGGTCTCACAGCACTTCTTCCCACTCTACGCCGAGGCGGAAGCTGAAGAAAGAGCCGAAATGCTGGAGCTTCAGTGATCCTGAGTTTCAGAGGAAGAGAAGGGTTGCTAGCTACAAAGTTTATTGTGTTGAAGGCAAGCTCAAAGGCTCTGTTAGAAAGAGTGTTAGATGGCTCAAAAATAGATACACTCAGATAGTTTATGGTTGCTggtggtga